One window of Xylocopa sonorina isolate GNS202 chromosome 9, iyXylSono1_principal, whole genome shotgun sequence genomic DNA carries:
- the Adk2 gene encoding adenosine kinase 2 gives MALNLREGLLLGMGNPLLDISATVDSNFLKKYDLKSNDAILATEKHKPIYNELLELYKADFIAGGSVQNTMRVAQWFLEKPRVTTYMGCVGMDKYSKILEEKARADGLNVRYQYTEKEPTGTCAVLLTGKKRSLCANLAAANCFSLSHIEEPENRKFIEIAEYIYVSSFFLTVSPETIQVVAQLASEKNKLFLMNLSAPFLCEHYKEPMLAVLPYVDILFGNETEADTFAKVNNFQTTDRKEIALKLSQMEKINKKRQRIVVITQGPDNILVVQDNNVTEFPAVKLPEEKIIDTNGAGDAFVGGFLAQLIQGRNIEICIKCGIWAATQIIQRSGCTYEGKPNFTP, from the exons ATGGCGTTAAACTTACG GGAGGGTCTCCTACTAGGGATGGGTAATCCCCTTCTTGATATTTCAGCAACTGTAGATAGCAATTTTTTAAAAAAGTATGACTTAAAATCGAACGATGCAATTCTTGCTACAGAAAAGCATAAACCTATATACAATGAATTATTAGAACTATACAAGGCAGACTTTATCGCAGGAGGTTCTGTACAGAACACAATGCGAGTAGCACAA TGGTTCCTAGAAAAACCAAGGGTTACGACTTATATGGGCTGTGTTGGAATGGACAAGTATTCAAAAATTTTAGAGGAAAAGGCACGCGCAGATGGCTTAAATGTACGTTACCAATATACAGAGAAAGAACCTACTGGTACCTGTGCAGTCCTTCTAACTGGAAAGAAACGATCTTTATGTGCTAACTTGGCTGCTGCTAATTGCTTTTCACTGTCACATATTGAAGAACCTGAAAATAGAAAGTTCATAGAAATTGCTGAATATATTTATGTTTCT AGCTTCTTCTTAACTGTGAGTCCAGAAACAATTCAGGTGGTTGCTCAACTTGCTTCTgagaaaaataaattatttctgATGAATCTCAGTGCACCATTTTTATGTGAACATTACAAAGAACCAATGTTAGCAGTTCTTCCTTATGTTGATATTTTATTTGGTAATGAAACAGAAGCTGATACATTTGCAAAAGTAAATAATTTTCAAACTACAGATAGAAAAGAAATTGCATTAAAGTTATCGCAAatggaaaaaataaataaaaagagaCAAAGAATTGTTGTGATAACACAAGGTCCTGATAATATATTAGTAGTACAAGATAATAATGTAACGGAATTTCCTGCTGTGAAGCTCCCAGAAGAGAAAATTATTGATACTAATGGAGCAGGTGATGCTTTTGTAGGAG GTTTTTTGGCTCAACTTATACAAggtaggaacatagaaatttgtaTTAAATGTGGTATTTGGGCGGCAACTCAAATCATACAAAGGTCTGGATGTACTTATGAAGGGAAACCCAACTTCACACCTTAA